The following are from one region of the Stanieria cyanosphaera PCC 7437 genome:
- a CDS encoding M15 family metallopeptidase: MNSYQQIPIEECGEPLVPIPLEKFAVELPHPYERLGANYGERSPYCLRQGVVTALEKAQFLLNKSYPGWKLKIFDAYRTVGVQQFMVDYTYGILLKRQGLPEHKLSPQQRQKIWDQVYQLWAAPSLDPLTPPPHSTGAAIDLTLIDDRGITLDLGGQIDEISPRSHPDYYAKSQDIKEQQFHRRRQLLERVMLNAGFSRHPREWWHFSLGDQMWAWLHNQNNPNNSVIARYGRI, from the coding sequence GTGAATTCATACCAGCAAATTCCCATCGAAGAATGCGGAGAACCTCTTGTTCCCATTCCTTTAGAAAAATTCGCCGTAGAGTTACCCCATCCCTATGAAAGGTTAGGAGCAAATTATGGAGAGCGATCGCCTTACTGTTTACGTCAAGGAGTAGTGACTGCTTTAGAAAAAGCGCAGTTTCTATTGAATAAAAGCTATCCTGGTTGGAAATTAAAAATTTTTGATGCTTATCGAACTGTAGGAGTACAGCAATTTATGGTTGATTACACCTATGGGATACTACTCAAGCGACAGGGTTTGCCAGAACATAAGCTTTCTCCTCAACAGCGTCAAAAAATTTGGGATCAAGTATATCAACTTTGGGCTGCACCTAGCTTAGATCCTTTAACTCCTCCTCCTCATAGTACAGGAGCAGCGATCGATCTGACTTTAATTGATGATCGAGGTATTACTCTAGATCTGGGAGGTCAAATTGATGAAATCTCTCCGCGTTCTCATCCTGATTACTATGCCAAAAGTCAAGACATTAAGGAACAGCAATTCCATCGTCGTCGTCAATTGCTAGAAAGAGTGATGCTTAATGCTGGTTTTTCTCGTCATCCTAGAGAATGGTGGCATTTTTCGTTAGGCGATCAAATGTGGGCTTGGTTACACAACCAAAATAATCCTAATAATTCTGTAATTGCTCGTTATGGCAGAATTTAG
- a CDS encoding DUF3146 family protein, whose amino-acid sequence MSSRSLPETTAYVRITKQSWHLGNLEGEVKAANYHWQFQWRFRQKKLLIQPSLGRALIQEPLGRFLEHCDYQLEPGGDYMFTVRTQM is encoded by the coding sequence GTGAGTTCTCGATCGCTCCCAGAAACTACCGCCTACGTTCGGATTACCAAACAATCTTGGCATTTGGGCAACCTTGAAGGAGAAGTCAAGGCTGCTAACTATCATTGGCAATTTCAGTGGCGTTTTCGACAAAAAAAACTATTAATTCAACCTTCTTTAGGCAGGGCATTAATTCAAGAGCCTCTTGGACGCTTTTTAGAACACTGTGATTATCAATTAGAACCAGGTGGAGATTATATGTTTACTGTCCGTACTCAGATGTAG
- a CDS encoding DUF6825 family protein has protein sequence MSNPVIQAFFFGRALAEVLNEKLEESVTNALSDLGKFDAEARENLRQFIEEVQARAEREANFASANPASGTTNNNKNVDTEDLQEMLDQLRAEIASLKAELNKYRNQ, from the coding sequence ATGAGCAATCCCGTAATTCAAGCCTTTTTTTTTGGCAGAGCCTTGGCTGAAGTTCTCAATGAAAAATTAGAAGAATCTGTAACCAACGCTCTGAGCGATTTAGGTAAATTTGATGCTGAAGCCAGAGAAAATCTTAGACAATTTATTGAAGAAGTTCAAGCTAGAGCCGAACGAGAAGCTAATTTTGCTTCAGCAAATCCTGCCTCCGGTACTACTAACAATAATAAAAATGTTGATACCGAAGACTTACAAGAAATGCTCGATCAATTACGAGCAGAAATTGCCAGCTTAAAAGCTGAATTGAATAAATATCGCAATCAATAA
- a CDS encoding ABC1 kinase family protein, translating to MAINRPETGKKTYRWNRENYSRTRRRIDIWIFVFTLLFKFWRNGKKWSYSGGFTEEKLAQRRKAQAIWIRESLLELGPTFIKVGQLFSTRADLFPSEYVEELAKLQDRVPAFAYEQVAAIIEKDLGKPIGQLFHKFDPTPLAAASLGQVHKAQLHSGEEVVVKVQRPGLKQLFTIDLAILKQIARYFQNHPRWGQGKDWIGIYEECCRILWEETDYINEGRNADTFRRNFRQENWVHVPRVYWRYASPRVLTLEYLPGIKISHYEAIEAAGLDRKLLARLGAKAYLQQLLNSGFFHADPHPGNIAVSPEGSLIFYDFGMMGQIKNNIREKLMDTLFGIAQKNADLVVNSLIEVGALTPTGDLSPVRRSVQYMLDNFMDKPFEEQSIEAISEDLYDIAYGQPFRFPATFTFVMRAFSTLEGVGKGLDPEFNFMEVAQPFAMQLMTNSNGRNNSTIFDEIGRQAAQVGSTALGLPRRIEDTIDKLERGDLRVRVRSIESERALRRLSAVQMGTNHTILIGALILSATLLFVNGSINLAAIAAGLALVPAWALLRLYRKIDRSDRMF from the coding sequence TTGGCAATCAATCGACCAGAAACAGGCAAAAAAACTTATCGTTGGAATCGTGAAAATTATTCTCGAACTCGTCGTCGCATCGATATTTGGATTTTTGTTTTTACCCTGCTTTTTAAATTCTGGCGTAATGGTAAAAAATGGTCTTATTCAGGTGGTTTTACTGAAGAAAAACTAGCCCAAAGAAGAAAAGCTCAAGCGATTTGGATTAGAGAAAGCTTATTAGAATTAGGTCCAACTTTTATTAAAGTAGGGCAGTTGTTTTCTACTCGTGCAGATTTATTTCCCTCAGAATATGTTGAAGAATTAGCTAAATTACAAGATCGAGTTCCTGCTTTTGCCTACGAGCAAGTAGCAGCAATTATCGAGAAAGATTTAGGTAAACCAATCGGACAGTTATTTCATAAATTCGATCCTACTCCTTTAGCAGCAGCAAGCTTAGGACAAGTTCATAAAGCTCAACTTCATAGTGGGGAAGAAGTGGTTGTTAAAGTCCAACGACCAGGATTGAAACAATTATTTACAATTGATCTCGCCATTCTCAAACAAATTGCTCGTTATTTTCAAAATCATCCTCGTTGGGGGCAAGGAAAAGACTGGATTGGGATTTATGAAGAATGCTGTCGAATTCTCTGGGAAGAAACTGATTATATTAATGAAGGGCGAAATGCTGACACTTTTCGGCGTAATTTCCGTCAAGAAAATTGGGTGCATGTCCCCAGAGTTTACTGGCGATATGCTTCTCCACGAGTTTTGACCTTAGAATATTTGCCAGGCATTAAAATTAGTCATTATGAAGCGATTGAAGCAGCAGGTTTAGACCGCAAATTATTAGCTAGGTTGGGAGCAAAAGCTTATCTACAACAATTGTTAAACAGTGGTTTTTTTCACGCCGATCCCCATCCAGGCAATATTGCTGTTAGTCCTGAAGGTTCTTTAATTTTCTACGATTTTGGCATGATGGGGCAGATCAAAAATAATATCCGTGAAAAATTAATGGATACATTGTTTGGTATTGCTCAAAAAAATGCCGATTTAGTAGTTAATTCCTTAATCGAAGTAGGTGCTTTAACTCCTACAGGCGATCTTAGTCCAGTTAGACGTTCAGTTCAGTATATGCTGGATAACTTCATGGATAAGCCGTTTGAGGAACAATCGATTGAAGCGATTAGTGAAGATCTTTATGACATTGCCTACGGACAACCATTTCGGTTTCCAGCTACATTTACCTTTGTAATGCGCGCTTTTTCTACCCTGGAAGGAGTAGGCAAAGGATTAGACCCCGAATTTAATTTTATGGAAGTGGCACAACCATTTGCAATGCAGCTTATGACAAATAGTAACGGACGAAACAATAGTACAATTTTCGATGAAATAGGAAGACAAGCTGCTCAAGTTGGTAGTACAGCTTTAGGACTCCCTAGACGAATCGAGGATACAATAGATAAATTAGAGCGAGGAGATTTACGGGTAAGAGTACGCTCAATCGAATCAGAACGAGCCTTACGTCGTCTCAGTGCAGTTCAGATGGGTACTAACCATACTATTTTGATCGGCGCATTGATTTTATCGGCAACTCTCTTATTCGTTAATGGTTCTATTAATCTTGCTGCGATCGCTGCTGGTTTGGCACTTGTTCCTGCTTGGGCATTGCTAAGACTTTACAGAAAGATTGACCGCAGTGACCGAATGTTTTAA
- a CDS encoding response regulator → MIRVLIVDDQNLIRQALQMYLEAESDIKVVGQANDGLEAIEKIQNLKPDLTILDIEMPGMDGITTIKVVAQRFPENKILVLSSHNNEVDVENAMQSGAKGYLLKNTPAHELADAIRYVYKGYCQLSPGLLEKLIERTSQNFPEHITQLEEKFNQRIDILEKSGSPFSKEAREDIITELQLTKKQLVKVKVAYKRLEQQFSWIVIYLISLTILFFTGVAFFIFVKL, encoded by the coding sequence ATGATTCGCGTTCTGATAGTTGATGATCAGAACCTAATTAGACAAGCTTTACAGATGTATTTAGAAGCTGAGTCTGATATTAAGGTTGTCGGTCAAGCTAATGATGGTCTAGAAGCAATAGAAAAAATTCAAAATCTCAAACCTGACCTTACCATATTAGATATAGAAATGCCAGGTATGGACGGTATTACAACAATTAAAGTTGTAGCACAACGTTTTCCCGAAAATAAAATTTTAGTTTTAAGTAGTCATAATAATGAAGTAGATGTTGAAAATGCAATGCAGTCAGGAGCAAAAGGTTATCTCCTCAAAAATACCCCTGCTCATGAATTAGCTGATGCTATTCGCTATGTTTACAAAGGTTATTGTCAATTAAGTCCTGGATTGTTAGAAAAACTGATTGAAAGAACTTCTCAAAATTTTCCCGAGCATATTACCCAATTAGAAGAAAAATTTAATCAACGTATCGATATTTTAGAAAAATCTGGCAGTCCTTTTAGTAAGGAAGCAAGAGAAGATATTATCACCGAATTGCAGCTTACTAAAAAACAGTTAGTCAAAGTTAAAGTAGCTTATAAAAGATTAGAACAACAGTTTTCTTGGATTGTAATCTATTTAATATCTTTGACAATTTTGTTTTTTACGGGAGTAGCCTTTTTTATTTTTGTCAAACTATAA
- a CDS encoding plasmid replication protein, CyRepA1 family has product MNHQLEWQASCVDEELTNLNVIPLHGFSPSEYLLYSDAIPRRNDGRVTEGFLQLYAHTTEGGWWCSGVDVMTGEEDLWGCFKPVQPRQSINQDKLIKYEHPPKTATGLFALKVPVRIWEKIAHRYRVDIIASDWDQTRSDLGFWQWLLKHPEIPLCITEGAKKAGALLSAGYVAVGLPGINNGYRTPKDETGKRIGKSYLISQLQELIKQQREVYFVFDQDTKPNTIKAVNTAIKKTGYLLEQLGCTVKVVHWKSSLGKGVDDLIANQTQAAFDCAYQNALTFETWKAQAWNRLTHLPQLQFNCPYLPAVDLPDSAQLIGIKSPKGTGKTKFLEQIVADAIAIEQKVLVIGHRIQLVQALCQRFDLNYVTEIKTNSGDGIGFGLCIDSLHPNSQAQFNPEDWSDSIVIFDEVEQVIWHCLNSSTCKANRVAILRSLKLLLQNVLTGKGKVYAVDADLSDISLDYLISLSGTAIEPYLIYNDWQPNPQSAWQVYNYQDSTPKKIVKDLEKYIKQGGKPMVCLSAQKLTSKWGTRTLEAYFRKKFPHKKILRLDSESLADPQHPAYGCITKLNEVLINYEVVLASPSIETGISIELSDHFTSVWCLAQGIQGENAVRQTLARVRANIPRYLWCANYGFNRIGNGSTSIPSLLTSGHRLTQLNIRLLQQSDFESLEDIDTGFQAESLLCWAKMAVRYNAGMINYRESILSALKDEGHQILPPPVNIITSNQKDKTPSLLEAIAEVRQQNYQNECQAIAEAKSLTEKQYQSLKKRIVKTLLQKHQLKKYELQQRYHLPVTPELIALDDDGWYDKIRLHYFLTVGRSFLADRDAKVALKLIQQGEGSLFLPDFNGSQLGASVGTMEVLGVPILINHPERELRNSDRDLQALASTALHHRSEIKTTLGIGLAKNSSPIIIIRRLLEKIDYGIRCIRYERQNQKRVRVYQLVKPKDLREQVFHHWLTIDSQRPGNSLFLHDNYSRYLKVLPLATEPSPGYVQLSLNLTD; this is encoded by the coding sequence ATGAATCATCAATTGGAATGGCAAGCTAGTTGTGTCGACGAAGAGTTAACTAATCTCAATGTAATTCCTTTGCATGGTTTTTCACCTTCCGAATATTTACTTTACTCTGATGCTATTCCCAGAAGAAATGACGGTCGGGTAACTGAAGGATTTCTTCAACTTTATGCTCATACAACCGAAGGTGGTTGGTGGTGTTCGGGGGTTGATGTTATGACTGGAGAAGAAGATTTATGGGGTTGTTTTAAGCCTGTCCAACCACGTCAAAGTATTAATCAAGACAAACTGATTAAATACGAACATCCTCCTAAAACTGCCACAGGATTATTTGCTCTCAAAGTTCCTGTTCGGATTTGGGAAAAAATTGCTCATCGCTACAGAGTAGATATTATAGCTTCAGATTGGGATCAAACTCGTTCTGATTTAGGTTTTTGGCAATGGTTGCTCAAACATCCTGAAATTCCTTTGTGTATTACTGAAGGAGCAAAAAAGGCAGGTGCATTATTGTCGGCTGGTTATGTAGCTGTTGGTTTACCAGGAATTAACAATGGTTATCGCACACCGAAAGATGAAACAGGAAAACGGATCGGTAAATCTTATTTAATTTCTCAATTACAAGAATTAATTAAGCAGCAACGAGAAGTATATTTTGTTTTCGATCAAGATACTAAACCGAATACGATCAAAGCAGTTAACACTGCGATTAAAAAAACTGGCTATTTACTTGAACAGCTTGGTTGCACAGTTAAAGTTGTTCATTGGAAATCGAGTTTAGGTAAAGGAGTAGATGACTTAATTGCTAATCAAACTCAAGCTGCTTTTGATTGCGCCTATCAAAATGCCTTAACTTTTGAAACCTGGAAAGCGCAAGCTTGGAATCGTTTAACCCATCTTCCTCAACTACAATTTAATTGTCCCTATTTACCAGCAGTAGATCTTCCTGATTCCGCTCAATTGATTGGGATTAAATCCCCTAAAGGAACGGGCAAAACCAAGTTTCTAGAACAAATTGTAGCCGATGCCATTGCTATTGAACAAAAAGTTTTAGTAATTGGTCATCGAATTCAGTTGGTTCAGGCTTTATGTCAGCGTTTTGACCTTAATTATGTTACTGAAATCAAAACTAATTCTGGTGATGGAATTGGGTTTGGTTTGTGTATAGATTCACTTCACCCTAATTCTCAAGCTCAATTTAATCCTGAAGATTGGTCAGATAGTATTGTTATTTTTGATGAAGTAGAACAAGTTATCTGGCATTGTTTAAATTCTAGTACTTGTAAAGCCAATCGAGTAGCAATTCTAAGGTCTTTAAAACTTTTACTACAAAATGTTTTGACAGGCAAGGGCAAAGTCTATGCTGTGGATGCTGATTTGAGTGATATTTCCCTTGATTATCTCATTTCCCTGTCAGGAACTGCGATTGAACCTTATCTTATCTACAATGATTGGCAACCCAATCCTCAATCTGCTTGGCAAGTTTATAACTATCAAGACAGTACGCCGAAAAAAATTGTTAAAGATTTAGAGAAATATATTAAACAAGGAGGCAAACCGATGGTTTGTCTTTCTGCCCAAAAATTAACCAGTAAATGGGGAACTAGGACTTTAGAAGCCTATTTTCGTAAAAAATTTCCTCACAAGAAGATTTTACGCCTTGATTCGGAATCTCTTGCCGACCCTCAGCATCCTGCTTATGGATGTATTACCAAATTAAATGAAGTCCTAATTAACTATGAGGTGGTTTTAGCTAGTCCTTCCATTGAAACAGGTATTTCGATTGAATTATCCGATCACTTTACTTCAGTTTGGTGTCTTGCTCAAGGAATTCAAGGGGAAAATGCAGTTAGACAAACTTTAGCTAGAGTAAGAGCTAATATTCCTCGTTATCTTTGGTGTGCTAATTATGGCTTTAATCGAATTGGCAATGGTTCAACTTCAATTCCTAGTTTACTTACTTCAGGACATCGTTTAACTCAACTGAATATCCGTTTGCTACAACAATCAGATTTTGAAAGTTTAGAAGATATTGATACAGGATTTCAAGCCGAATCCTTACTTTGTTGGGCAAAAATGGCGGTAAGATACAACGCAGGCATGATTAATTACCGTGAGTCAATTTTATCGGCTCTCAAAGATGAAGGACATCAAATTCTTCCTCCACCTGTCAATATCATTACTTCTAACCAAAAAGATAAAACCCCATCTTTATTAGAAGCGATCGCAGAAGTGAGGCAACAAAACTATCAAAACGAATGTCAAGCGATCGCAGAAGCTAAAAGTTTGACAGAAAAACAATATCAAAGCCTTAAAAAAAGAATAGTCAAAACTCTGCTTCAAAAACATCAACTCAAAAAATACGAACTACAACAACGCTATCATCTTCCCGTTACTCCTGAATTAATTGCTTTAGATGATGATGGTTGGTATGACAAAATTCGCCTACATTACTTTTTAACTGTTGGTCGTTCTTTTTTAGCAGATCGAGATGCCAAAGTTGCCCTGAAATTAATTCAACAAGGAGAAGGAAGTTTATTTTTACCTGATTTTAATGGTTCTCAACTAGGGGCAAGTGTTGGCACAATGGAAGTGTTAGGAGTTCCTATTTTGATTAATCATCCAGAAAGAGAATTACGCAATAGCGATCGCGATCTTCAAGCTCTAGCCAGCACTGCACTACACCATCGCAGCGAAATTAAAACAACATTAGGAATTGGTCTAGCTAAAAACTCTAGTCCGATTATTATTATTAGACGTTTATTAGAAAAAATCGATTACGGGATTCGTTGTATCCGTTATGAGCGTCAAAATCAGAAACGGGTTAGAGTTTATCAACTAGTTAAACCGAAAGATTTAAGAGAACAAGTCTTTCATCATTGGTTAACCATCGATAGTCAACGTCCAGGTAATTCTTTATTTTTGCATGACAATTACTCTCGTTATCTAAAAGTTTTACCCCTTGCTACAGAACCATCTCCAGGGTACGTTCAACTAAGTTTGAATTTGACAGATTAA
- a CDS encoding pre-16S rRNA-processing nuclease YqgF gives MILGFDPGRDKCGIAVMNFARQIVFHQVVDSQLALADLQKLCQQYEIKLIVMGNLTTAKSWRQKIESELSFSIPLVMVDENNSSVEARERYWQMYPPRGLKKLIPQGMRIPPRPVDDIVAILLIERYLATSEYGQ, from the coding sequence ATGATTTTAGGTTTTGATCCAGGCAGAGATAAATGCGGTATTGCAGTAATGAATTTTGCTCGCCAAATTGTTTTTCATCAAGTAGTTGATTCTCAACTGGCGTTAGCTGATCTGCAAAAGTTATGTCAACAATATGAAATCAAACTAATTGTCATGGGTAATTTAACCACAGCTAAAAGCTGGCGACAAAAGATTGAATCAGAGTTGTCCTTCTCAATTCCTTTAGTAATGGTAGATGAAAATAATAGTTCTGTTGAAGCTAGAGAACGTTATTGGCAGATGTATCCACCTCGAGGTTTAAAAAAGTTAATTCCTCAAGGAATGCGGATTCCTCCTCGTCCAGTAGACGATATTGTAGCTATTCTCTTGATTGAAAGATATTTGGCTACATCTGAGTACGGACAGTAA